The genomic window AGAAGGTGAACAGGGCATTAGAGGCAGGTGCTTATGCTATAGGCGCAGAAGTCGAAATCAAGGAGTTCCCCGGTTATTTACCTTTAAACCAGGATCTTTTTATGAGTAAAATATTTGAAGACAATATCAAACATTTTGTTGGGGAAAAAAACATCGTCAAAGGCATAGACATGATAGGTTCCACCGATATAGGGGATCTGAGTGCTATTATACCGGTAATACAGCCAACTATAGGCGGATTTCAGGGGGCTGCCCATAGCAGAGAATTTAAAATCGTAGATCCGGAAATGGCTTATATAATTCCGGCAAAGGCTATGTCGATGACTGTTGTCGATTTACTATTTGACGGTGCCGAAAAAGGCACAAAAATCAAATCCAACTTTAGACCTCTATTTACTAAAGAATCATATCTGGACATGTGGGAAAAAGTTCTCTTGGCAAATAAAAAATAATACAAGCAGGGTGAGGATTTTGTGGATAGATGAATCATTTGCCGTTAAAGTGAGGATATAGACATAGGGAGACGGCTACCGGGTTATGGCAAATATAGCGTATGATTTTTTAACAAACTTTTTACAAAGGGGAGGACAAAATGCATACTCAAAAGCCTAAAGTCTTGGTTACCAGGAATATCCCAAAAGAGGGGCTCACAGAGCTTTTTGAAAAATGCGAAGTAGACTATCACGATTCCAATGAGGTCATACCAAAAGAGGAGCTTTATGAGAGGGTTAAAGATATCGACGGGCTGCTGGCAGTTTTTACTAAAGTAAATGAGGAATTCCTGTCCCATGCACCGAAGTTAAGGGTCATCAGCAATTACGGTGTCGGGTATGATAATATCGATGTAGCGGCGACTGGTCGGCGGGGTATTATTGTGACAAATACTCCGGATGTGGTGACTGAAGCGACAGCTGAGCTGGCTTTCGGATTGATGCTGGCGGTGACAAGGCGTATTGCGGAGGCCGACAGGATCCTTCGCTTTAAAAAGCCTTACAGATGGGGCCCTATGGCCATGCTGGGGACGGAACTGGTGGGTAAAACCCTGGGTATAATAGGCTTTGGAAGGATAGGAAGGGCCGTCGCAAGAAGAGCCCAGGCTTCGGGTATGAAGGTCATATATTTTCAGAGAAATCCAAGGGATATGTCAAGAGACCTGGAAGATAATTGTTATTACAGGTCTTTGGATGCACTTTTATCTGAATCCGATGTCATAAGCATACATGTACCTTTGACTGAGGAGACCCGCCACCTTATCGGTGAAAATGAGCTTTCAAAGATGAAGAAAGGCTCATACCTTATAAACACATCCCGGGGCCCTGTGGTGGATGAAGAAGCCCTGGTGAAAGCTCTGGAAAGCGGTCATCTGGCTGGAGCAGGTCTGGATGTTTTCGAAAGAGAACCAAAGATACATCCTCGCCTGCTGGAGCTGGAAAACACCGTGCTCACGCCCCACATAGGGACATCTACCATTGAAACCAGGATAGAGATGGCACGTATGGCAGCTCAGGATCTCATTGATGGTCTTGAGGGAAAGCATCCCAGGCATATAGTAGTATTTTTTGGAGAAAAAAAGAAGGGAGTATCATCGTGATTTTACTTTTAAAAGCATTCATAATGGGTATTGTTGAAGGCTTGACAGAATTTTTACCCATTTCTTCCACTGGTCACCTTATTATTGTGGGAGATCTTATCGGATTTAAAGGCAGCAGCTTTAATGTAATGTTTGAGATAGTCATTCAGCTGGGGGCTATACTTGCAGTTGTCTTTTATTACCGGAAGAAAATTTTTGATTCTATATTAAACATCCTGCCGGGCCGATGGGGATTTAATCTATGGTTTAAGATGTTTATTGCTTTCATACCGTCGGCAGTGATTGGCGTGTTGCTCAATAACTATATAGAAGCGCACCTCTTTTCGTCCTTTACAGTGGCCATAGCACTGGTTTTGGGTGGCATTTTGATGATACTGGTGGAAAATATTTTTGGCCGCTATGGCATGGATGACATGGATAATACCAGTATCGGTCAATCCTTTTTGATAGGTGTTGCGCAATGCCTGTCGCTTTTCCCCGGCATGTCCAGGTCTGCCTCCACCATCATGGGAGGCCTTGTAGCAGGTCTTTCAGCCAGGGCAGCCGCAGAGTTTTCCTTTTTTCTTGCTATTCCTACCATGTTTGGCGCCACCGTGTTTTCTCTCCATAAAGGCATTTCAAGCATGACTTCATTGGAATGGCAAGCTCTCGGCGTGGGATTTGTCATGTCCTTTATAGTGGCGCTCTTTGCAGTGGATAAATTCTTATCGTACCTTGGCAAACATTCCCTGAAATCCTTTGCTTATTACCGTATAGTAGTTGGTGTTCTAATGATAGTATTGATTACAGCAGGGATAGTAAAATAGGTGCCAGGCACTCATTACATTACGGCATCCTTTTTCCATGGCTTACTTTCAAGATAAAAAGTATCGGGGCTTAAGTTGGCCCCACAGCTCCATTCAATAGTCCCCTTAATGATTTTAAAGGAATGAAGCTCGGCTAGCCCTTGACAAAAGTATGTTTGAAAGTTAAAATTATAGCAAGATAATAGTACGAAAATTGTATTGTTCAGAGGCGTTGAAGGGGAGGAGTAGAAGGATCACCCATCAAGAGAGAAAGGCCCTGGCTGGAAGCCTTTCTGGGATTATCTTCGAACGTCGCCCGGGAGCTTTTCCGATGAAAATAAAAAGTAGTCGGAGACGGTTTGCCCGTTAAAGCATGGAGCGCTCGAATTTTTGAGGCTAAATGAGCCTCAAAGATTTATTTGATACGAGAATTAAGGTGGTACCGCGGAAGTAAGCCTTTCGTCCTTTTATGGATGAAGGGCTTTTTTTATGACTTTGAAGGAATACGCTGACACAAGGGAGCTTTTTCTATGACACACCATCTGTGTCAAGAGAACCGTCCCCGTGACACATATGCGGCAAGGGAAACATCCCCGGGCCATGCCTCGGAACATGTGGCAAACGAAATGCCCCCATGCTACGTAGCAAAATAGAAACAGGAGTGATTCACATGGAAAAAAATTTACCTTCGGTTTATAATCCCAAAGAAGTGGAAGAAAAATGGTACGAATACTGGGAAAGGGAAAATTTATTCTATGCCGAAGCTGATTCCAAAAAAGAGCCCTTTACTATAGTCATACCTCCTCCCAATGTTACAGGCCAGCTTCATATGGGACACGCTCTTAATAATACTCTTCAAGATATAATTATCCGAGCAAAGAGGATGCAGGGATATTCCGCCCTGTGGCTGCCGGGCACCGACCATGCAGGGATAGCCACCGAGGCAAAAGTGAAGGAACAGCTGGCCGAGGAAGGCTTCTCCAAATATGACCTGGGCCGGGAAAAATTCCTGGAAAGAGTCTGGGCCTGGAAGGAAAAGTATGGGGGCACTATTATAAAACAGCTCAAGAAACTGGGCTCATCCTGCGACTGGTCCCGCCTTCGTTTCACCATGGATGAGGGCTTGAGTAAAGCTGTGCGGGAGGTTTTTGTGCGTCTTTACGAAAAAGGGCTCATTTATCGCGGAGACTATATCGTGAACTGGTGCCCTACATGTAAGACTACCCTTTCGGATATCGAAGTGGAACACGAGGACGAGACCGGAAAACTTTATTATGTGAAATATCCCCTAAAAGATGGTTCAGGGCACCTGATGGTCGCCACTACCCGACCCGAGACCATGCTGGGCGATACCGCTGTAGCTGTAAATCCTGAGGATGAGCGCTACCGCCACCTGGTGGGCAAGACTCTAATCCTGCCGGTGGTAGGCCGTGAAATACCGGTCATTGCCGATTCCTATGTGGATATGGAGTTTGGAACCGGGGCGGTTAAGGTAACACCAGGACATGACCCCAACGATTTTGAAATGGGATTGCGCCATGACCTTCCTGTAATAAATGTAATGGATGAAAATGGCCACATGAATGAAAATGCCGGTAAATTCGCAGGGTTAGACCGCTATGAATGCCGGAAGCTTATACTGAAAGAGCTTGAAGAGAAAGGCAATCTTGAAAAAATTGAGGAGCTAAGCCACAGCGTGGGCCACTGCTACCGTTGCAATACTACGGTGGAACCTATGGTTTCCAAGCAGTGGTTTGTGAAGATGAAGCCACTGGCAGCGCCTGCCATTGAAGTGGTAAAACAGGGCAAGGTGCAGTTTGTGCCCGATAGATTTACCAGGATATACTTAAACTGGCTGGAGAATATCCGCGATTGGTGCATATCAAGGCAACTTTGGTGGGGGCACCGGATACCGGCGTGGTACTGCAAGGATTGCGGTGAGATGACGGTCTCCAGGGAAGATATTACGGTATGCCCCAAATGCGGCAGAACCCACATAGAACAGGACCAGGATGTGCTGGATACCTGGTTCAGTTCCGCCCTCTGGCCTTTTTCCACCCTGGGCTGGCCCGATGAAACCGAAGACCTGAAATACTTTTACCCCACATCGGTGCTGGTGACGGCATATGATATCATATTCTTCTGGGTGGCCAGGATGATATTTTCTGCCATGGAATTCATGAAACAGGAACCCTTCAAATATGTGGTGATAACAGGCCTGGTGAGGGATGCTCTCGGCAGGAAGATGAGCAAATCCCTGGGCAATGGCATAGACCCTCTGGAGGTCATCGACAAATACGGTGCCGATACCCTGAGGTTTACCCTGAGCACCGGAAATGCGCCGGGCAATGACATGAGGTTTTACTGGGAAAAAGTAGAGGCTAGCCGTAACTTTGCTAACAAGATATGGAATGCCTCCCGCTTTGTGATGATGAACCTGGAAGGGTTCAAGCCCGGAGAGGTAGATATACAAGCTCTCACATTAAAAGATAGATGGATTTTAAAGAGAATAAACGATATTACAAAAGAGGTCACCCAGGCCCTGGATAAATTCGAGATCGGAATTGCGGCACAAAACATATATGACTTTTTCTGGAGCGAGTTCTGTGACTGGTACATCGAAATGGCCAAGATAGATCTATATGGCGGTGATGACCTTGCCAAAAAGCGGGCACAGCAGGTACTATATTTCGTACTGGAAAGGGCGTTAAAGCTGCTTCACCCCTTTATGCCGTTTATTACCGAAGAAATATGGCAGCACTTACCACATGACGGCAGGAGCATAATGGTATCCAAATGGCCGGAATATGATCCTGCCTGGGACTTTACAGATGCCGGGGATATGGAGGTAGTTATGGATGCCGTAAGAGGTATAAGGAATATCCGTGCAGAGATGAACGTATCTCCGGCAAGAAAAGCAAAGGCTGTTGTCAGGGTAAGTGACCCATTTGTGATGGATATTCTAAAAAACAGCACAGAAATCATCCATACTCTGGCCAAGGTTGAAGACATGGAGTTCATTACTCAAGATTCGCCGGCCCCCCACAAAGCCTTAACATGTGTTATAAAGGGAGCCGAGATATTCGTACCCATGGAGGGACTGGTGGACATTGAAACCGAGATCGAAAGGCTCCAAAAAGAGCATACAAATCTTGAAAAGGAAATCGACAGGGTTTCTAAAAAACTGAGCAATGAAGGTTTTCTGGCTAAAGCGCCCCAGGATGTGGTGGAAAAGGAGCGCCAAAAGGAAAAGGATTATCTGGATATGATGGAAAAAGTGGAACAAAGGCTAAACATGCTAAAAGAATTGAAATAGTATCCAATTACGATATCGATATAATAAAGCGACTTTTTACATCGTAAATAATTTCTAAAGCGGGAAGAAGGTATATCGTGCTCAATTATGATGAAGCCCTGGAATATATCCACGGTTTGAACAAGTTCGGCACAAAGCTGGGTCTTGACAATATAACCCGTCTTCTAGAGATATTAGGAAACCCCCATCACGGTATGAGGATCATCCATGTGGCTGGGACCAACGGCAAAGGTTCCACCTGTGCTATGATAGATTCCATCCTGCGGGCGGCAGGATATAAGGTAGGGCTTTATACATCACCCTACCTTGAGGTTTTTAATGAAAGGATCAGGGTCAATGGGAAGAACATCCCCGATAAAGCCATAGCCAGGTTAACGCAGAAGGTCCGGGATGCCATATCTATTATGCAGCAAAAAAATCTGGGCCATCCCACAGAGTTTGAAGTGGTGACGGCAATCGGTTTTTTGTATTTCAAGGAACAAGCGGTGGATTTTATTGTGCTGGAGGTGGGAATGGGAGGAAGGCTTGACGCCACTAATGTGGCCATGCCCCTGGTGAGTGTCATAACCCCCATAAGCTTTGACCACCAGAAATATCTTGGAAATACGCTGGCAGATATTTCCAGGGAAAAGTGCGGGATTATAAAAAAGGGAGTGCCGGTAGTTTCCGGCCCCCAGGAGAAGGAAGCCCTGAGGGTCATAGAGGAGACGTGTGCCAGGCGGGGATGTATACTTAAAAGGGTGCTGGATAGATGCGAAAACCGGGAAAATATTGATTTTATATGTTATAATCCTCTGCGCGATAGCCTGAATGGCCAGGTATTTGATGTAGACACACCAAAAAATCATTATTCAAACCTCAAAATAAGACTCCTTGGTTCCCATCAACTGGACAACGCTGCCACGGTCGTGGGGGCCATTGAAGCCCTGGAACTGTCAGGGATTAAAATCAGCAGGGATGCCATATATTCCGGCCTTGAAAATGCCCGGTGGCCCGGAAGGCTGGAAATATTGAGGGAAAACCCCACCGTACTCATAGACGGAGCCCATAATATTGCGGGTATTAGAACACTTAAAGAAGCTATCCTCAAGTATTTCCCACAAAAGAAAAAAATCCTTGTGCTGGGGATCTTAAAGGATAAGGATTATAACGATATGATAGAAGAAATCGTGCCCTTAGCCGATGCGGTCATAACCACTGCCCCGGACAACCCCAGAGCCCTTTCTGCAGAGGAATTGGCAGAAACTATTAGAGAAAGCCGCATAATACATGAGGATAAAAATATAGAAGTATATGTAAGAAACGAAATAAAAGATGCCTTAACCCTTTCTTTGGAAATAGCAACTCCCGGTGACCTCATTGTTTTCGCCGGGTCACTGTATATGATCGGAAGGGTAAGAACTATTGCTTCTGACCTCCGGTAAAGCAGCAAAAACTTGCGGTAGTCTTTCTTGAGATGTGGGCAACACCGAATTTTTCACATATTCCTCCCTATCAGCATAAAATATAGTATAGACTTTTTGGGAGGAAGCTGTCATGACTGAAAATCTTGACAGGAATCGTAAAAAATGGGAAGATAGTTTTATTGAGGAAATCGAAAATGCCAGGGTAGAGATAGAACTGGCCGAAAGGGCTTTTCAGTGGGTAAAAAACGATCCCGAGGCGGTGGATGCTGCTCTTTCCAGGATAGAAGCTTCCATCGAACACTATAATTTCTTGATAAAACAGGCCAAACAAATGGGAATTTCTCTGGATAAAAAAGTGCTCTACAGCAAGCTTTTAAAAGCATAAAAAAATACCGGCCTATACCGGTTAAAACCCGAATGGGCTTTTTTATTTGTTAAAGTTGGGAATGGACCTATGGCCCAGGCCTATGACTACCTCATTGAGATTTAAAAATCCCACTCCGAAAAACATGGCCACGCTGATATGCTCGCCCCAGCGAGCTATGCCAATTTTTCCACCCACATTCAATCCCAGGGCTTTCTGCATTACCTGGGAAATGGCTTCCCGCGTAGCTCCCACCACAGCGCCCTCCAGTACGTGGGTTTCTTCTTCTATTACGCCCTCCCGCTTGGCTGCCACCACGGCCCTTTCAATTATTTTCTTTATGGAGTTGACAAAATCCCCGCCGAAATCTACAGCCGCCACCCGAATCTGCTTTTTTGCATAAGATTCCTTTAGTTCAAGTTCCTCGCTCCTGGTGGAAAGGGCCATCTTAATGGCGACTTTTGCCACATCAATGCTCTCCAAAATAACGCCTCCCTAGAAACAAAAAAATGTCTTTTTTTATCATACCATGTATTTCTAGGTTGTGGCAATAGTATTTTGAATATTTTAACTGCAGTATTTTTCTATGGCTTCTCCGAGCAACCTTGCATGTACTTCCTCATCCCGGGCTATTCTTAATAAAAGTTCTTTTACATTGGTATCGGCTATTCTGGCAGCCTGCCGCCTGTATTCCCGGATAGCAGCCATTTCATCTTCCCTGTTTGCGTGAAGAATCTTGCAAGTATCGCGTTCATATTTAACAAAACTTGCATTCCAGTACTTCCCCATATGCTGGTAGCGCGGGTCAACCCCAAGTAATTTTATGGTTTCTCCCAGCATATGAAAGTGGTGCATTTCCACCCTGGCGATGCACATTAGAAGCTGGGCTACCTCCACATTGGACGACACCAGATTGCCGTAAATATACTGCAGGATAGCGGTGAGTTCACTATCCTTGCCTGCATAATCACCCATGAGAATCTCGGCATATTCGCGGTTAGGACCTTCTACCGTAAT from Biomaibacter acetigenes includes these protein-coding regions:
- a CDS encoding 2-hydroxyacid dehydrogenase — its product is MHTQKPKVLVTRNIPKEGLTELFEKCEVDYHDSNEVIPKEELYERVKDIDGLLAVFTKVNEEFLSHAPKLRVISNYGVGYDNIDVAATGRRGIIVTNTPDVVTEATAELAFGLMLAVTRRIAEADRILRFKKPYRWGPMAMLGTELVGKTLGIIGFGRIGRAVARRAQASGMKVIYFQRNPRDMSRDLEDNCYYRSLDALLSESDVISIHVPLTEETRHLIGENELSKMKKGSYLINTSRGPVVDEEALVKALESGHLAGAGLDVFEREPKIHPRLLELENTVLTPHIGTSTIETRIEMARMAAQDLIDGLEGKHPRHIVVFFGEKKKGVSS
- a CDS encoding undecaprenyl-diphosphate phosphatase — encoded protein: MILLLKAFIMGIVEGLTEFLPISSTGHLIIVGDLIGFKGSSFNVMFEIVIQLGAILAVVFYYRKKIFDSILNILPGRWGFNLWFKMFIAFIPSAVIGVLLNNYIEAHLFSSFTVAIALVLGGILMILVENIFGRYGMDDMDNTSIGQSFLIGVAQCLSLFPGMSRSASTIMGGLVAGLSARAAAEFSFFLAIPTMFGATVFSLHKGISSMTSLEWQALGVGFVMSFIVALFAVDKFLSYLGKHSLKSFAYYRIVVGVLMIVLITAGIVK
- a CDS encoding valine--tRNA ligase, translated to MEKNLPSVYNPKEVEEKWYEYWERENLFYAEADSKKEPFTIVIPPPNVTGQLHMGHALNNTLQDIIIRAKRMQGYSALWLPGTDHAGIATEAKVKEQLAEEGFSKYDLGREKFLERVWAWKEKYGGTIIKQLKKLGSSCDWSRLRFTMDEGLSKAVREVFVRLYEKGLIYRGDYIVNWCPTCKTTLSDIEVEHEDETGKLYYVKYPLKDGSGHLMVATTRPETMLGDTAVAVNPEDERYRHLVGKTLILPVVGREIPVIADSYVDMEFGTGAVKVTPGHDPNDFEMGLRHDLPVINVMDENGHMNENAGKFAGLDRYECRKLILKELEEKGNLEKIEELSHSVGHCYRCNTTVEPMVSKQWFVKMKPLAAPAIEVVKQGKVQFVPDRFTRIYLNWLENIRDWCISRQLWWGHRIPAWYCKDCGEMTVSREDITVCPKCGRTHIEQDQDVLDTWFSSALWPFSTLGWPDETEDLKYFYPTSVLVTAYDIIFFWVARMIFSAMEFMKQEPFKYVVITGLVRDALGRKMSKSLGNGIDPLEVIDKYGADTLRFTLSTGNAPGNDMRFYWEKVEASRNFANKIWNASRFVMMNLEGFKPGEVDIQALTLKDRWILKRINDITKEVTQALDKFEIGIAAQNIYDFFWSEFCDWYIEMAKIDLYGGDDLAKKRAQQVLYFVLERALKLLHPFMPFITEEIWQHLPHDGRSIMVSKWPEYDPAWDFTDAGDMEVVMDAVRGIRNIRAEMNVSPARKAKAVVRVSDPFVMDILKNSTEIIHTLAKVEDMEFITQDSPAPHKALTCVIKGAEIFVPMEGLVDIETEIERLQKEHTNLEKEIDRVSKKLSNEGFLAKAPQDVVEKERQKEKDYLDMMEKVEQRLNMLKELK
- a CDS encoding bifunctional folylpolyglutamate synthase/dihydrofolate synthase, whose protein sequence is MLNYDEALEYIHGLNKFGTKLGLDNITRLLEILGNPHHGMRIIHVAGTNGKGSTCAMIDSILRAAGYKVGLYTSPYLEVFNERIRVNGKNIPDKAIARLTQKVRDAISIMQQKNLGHPTEFEVVTAIGFLYFKEQAVDFIVLEVGMGGRLDATNVAMPLVSVITPISFDHQKYLGNTLADISREKCGIIKKGVPVVSGPQEKEALRVIEETCARRGCILKRVLDRCENRENIDFICYNPLRDSLNGQVFDVDTPKNHYSNLKIRLLGSHQLDNAATVVGAIEALELSGIKISRDAIYSGLENARWPGRLEILRENPTVLIDGAHNIAGIRTLKEAILKYFPQKKKILVLGILKDKDYNDMIEEIVPLADAVITTAPDNPRALSAEELAETIRESRIIHEDKNIEVYVRNEIKDALTLSLEIATPGDLIVFAGSLYMIGRVRTIASDLR
- a CDS encoding DUF2508 family protein, translated to MTENLDRNRKKWEDSFIEEIENARVEIELAERAFQWVKNDPEAVDAALSRIEASIEHYNFLIKQAKQMGISLDKKVLYSKLLKA
- a CDS encoding HutP family protein, translating into MESIDVAKVAIKMALSTRSEELELKESYAKKQIRVAAVDFGGDFVNSIKKIIERAVVAAKREGVIEEETHVLEGAVVGATREAISQVMQKALGLNVGGKIGIARWGEHISVAMFFGVGFLNLNEVVIGLGHRSIPNFNK
- a CDS encoding ferritin-like domain-containing protein, giving the protein MFMQEMRGPLVCHVREPYPAITVEGPNREYAEILMGDYAGKDSELTAILQYIYGNLVSSNVEVAQLLMCIARVEMHHFHMLGETIKLLGVDPRYQHMGKYWNASFVKYERDTCKILHANREDEMAAIREYRRQAARIADTNVKELLLRIARDEEVHARLLGEAIEKYCS